The DNA sequence AAAATATAGATCCTCGGCTTCTCACCGCAAGGTGAATCAGTAGTCCCCTCCACACATATAACAGACTCTTCAGATCCGCACCACCCCCTGTCTGTAGCCAAGCGAGAAAAGCTGGGGTGGGAGGATATCTGCAAGCGTGCGGCCAAGGTGGTAAGCTTCATCGACCTCGCAGGCCATGAACGGTAAGCATAACACACGTTTGTGCAGATGGACAGATCTCATACATGCCAAATAGGTATTTCAAGACAACGCTATATGGTCTGAGTGGATGTGCGCCGGACTATGTCATGTTGATGGTAGGGGGTAATGCTGGGCTGATAGGCATGTCCAAAGTGAGTATACGACTATTTGTTATCCAAGCAGCAATTGACATCTAGGTGTTAGGAACATCTCGGTGTGGCACTTGCCCTCAATGTCCCTATAGCGGTTTGCGTCACCAAAGTAAGAGTAGTTCTTTTATTATGCCGATGCTTCATACTTACAACACTTCTCCTACAGATTGATATGACCCCTCCGAACATTCTCGAACAAACAGTCACCATGCTTACCAAGGTCCTGAAGAGTCCTGGCTGTAGACGAGTCCCTGTATTCGTCAACAGCCCGCAGGAGGCAGTGGACTGTGCTCGGTACCTTGGCAAGCCTCTTGATTCAGGCTCCACGGCTGGTCGTCTTTGCCCGATCTTTATGGTCTCCAACGTCACCGGTCAAAACCTACCGCTCCTTAGGACATTCCTCAACTGTCTTCCTAGCTCTCAGAGCGATGACAGATATGTGGTGGACGCGCCATTCGAGTTTCAGATCAGTGATACGTTCTCGGTACCGTTTGTGGGTACTGTAGTTGTGAGTCGCACTGTGTCTATAATCAAATGCTGATGAGTGAGTAGAGCGGTGTTATCACTGCCGGGGCTATACACGGTAAGCCAATACTCGTTTTCTTTCTTGAACTGTTTCGAGGCTTCTAACGCTTTTATTCTGGTGCAGCCAACGACCCCGTTCTTCTTGGCCCTGACTCTGTAGGCCAGTTCATCCCTACCGCTGTCAAGACTATCCAACGAAAGCGTGCGTCCGTTACGAGCGGAGAAGCTGGACAGAGCGTATCATTTGCACTCAAGCGTATAAGGAGATCACaagtgaggaaggggatggtCTTGATTGCCAAGACGGATACACCTCCCAAAGGTAATAAAAATAAAGGatccaaaaaaaaggatgggcTGACATTGGGATTTTAGCGGTAAAGAGGTTTGAGGGAATGGTCATGGTCCTGCATCAttcatccaccatccaGCCCAACTATCAAGCAATGATGCACTGCGGTGCCATTCGCGTacgtctttttttttcttccctccatGACCGATCCGTGATCCTCATTTAGCTAAATACATACTGTAACATAAAGCAAACCGTCCGAATAAAATCTTTAGATCATCCTTCAGGTCTCATCAGGACTGGAGACAGGGCCAAGGTGGTCTTTGAGTTCATCAACCAATCCGAATTTGTCAAGGAGGGGCAATTGATATTGTTGAGAGAGGCGAAAACCAAGGTACTGGGTGTCGTTACCAAGATTCTTGGATAAGATGTGTGTGTCGGGAGTTGAGCGTCTTGATGGTGGCGAAAATACCTTGGTTgtatttatttttttgttGAATGCATGCAAGACGTTGTACAAGTAAAAAGCGACAGATGATTACGTAACAATGCGCGTCCAAGCGCGTTGACTTGTTTTCGTTGTTTGTTCTTGGCTGCGATACGTCTCCTGCTCACCTTTCTTGTCCCTTTTCCCCAAAATAAAACACAAATGTCTGTCTACGTTGGCGAATGTGCGTATCAACGCTTTTCCCCCTCTTTTTCAAATCTCTGCCTTTTACGTCTCCCTGCATTGGCTTTGACTTGAGCTAACGTAAACCCCACACTTTTGTTACTACAGCACGAGGCGAGCTCCTTGCCTGGCTCAACGACCTGCTCGCGCCTACAGTCGTCACCAAGCTCGAGCAATGCGGTACGGGCAGTGTCTACTGCCAGATTATCGATTCCATCTATGGCGATTTGCCAATGAGCCGGGTCAAGTTTAACGCGAGGATGGAGTATGAGTATTTGGATAATTTCAAGATTTTACAAAAAGCGTTTACAAGGCACAAGATTGAAAAGGTGGGTTTGGTTGTTGCCCCCTCCTTTTTTGATATGCTGACGATGTGTGTGTGATTCTAAAAGCCTATACCGGTGGACAGGCTCATCAAGTATGTGAATGGGGTTTCGTGTCCCCGCTAGTTTACAAACGAACGACGGTCTGACAAAGGCGGTGGTATTTCTAGGTGCAAAATGCAAGATAACCTCGAGTTCCTTCAGTGGATTAAAAAGTACTGGGATATGCATTCCCGTGGAGAAGGCTACGATGCCCAAGCCCGAGCGTGCGTTTTTCCCCCCAGTGTCACACACACACGCACTGGTCATGGACTGATTTTCCCGGATACAGCGGTGGCCATATCGCCGGCGTGAGGGCTTCCACATCTCGACCCACCGCCGCACGTACCCGTCCAGCGCCCGCCGTAACCGGTTCTAGGACCGTCTCTTCAGCGAGCCAACAAGCGAATTCAGCACAGGTCGCTGCTATGCAAGCAAGAGTAGCGGAGATTGAGGCGCATAGTGAAGGgttgttgaaggagagggattTCTACTTTGACAGTGAGGTTTTTGTTCCTTGAAAATAAGAGACTGCTGATCAATGGTGATTTGATTAGAGCTGAGAAACATTGAGCTCATTGTGCAAGAGCGATTAGCTGTTGAGGGTATCACGCCAGAGGAGTCTGATGTGATGACCAAGATCCAGGATATTCTCTATGCGACCATTGAAGGTTTCGAGGTATGTTGTTTTTTTGATAGGTTGTGCAAGCTGACCATTAATGCTGTATCAGGTTCCccaggaagaagatttcATCGAGGAGCAGCCTGttgagggtgaagaagagacttTTTAATCAATGTACCTTTTGTTTGCGGGTTTCTTTTCCGTGTCTTTTGCATGTGCCAGCCTTGTAACATGATGCCGCAGATTACTACATTTACAGAGATATGGAACTCATACATTCGCCCTTTGTGCCCCAGGCGATCACGTAATGTTCAAGGACCAACCGCagctcttcaatctcatcgAGAATCTCCAGCTTTGATATCCTGCGCCGGAATGTCAGTGACAATGTGTGTCGAGACGACAAGACCTACCGCTGGAGTTCCTCGGGACCgacgtcttcctctctaATCTGCCATAGGGTTTTCGCACCTGCGCTATCAAACTTGCCGCCCTGCAGCATGGGCGAAGTGAACCTGCCAGCTTGCGATTCCGGCGTTGAGAATATGGACCCCGGGATGGACAGGTTGCGCACCTGGGAAGGACGTTGGGTGGTTGCGACAACgataaaataaaaaaagacCGACTCACGGCTAGATTTCTCTTCATGACGTTTCCAAAACTATCATCGAGGCCGACCATTTCATAAACGACACCCATACAACTACAAAACGTCTCCCCAAACCACTTTATAATCTCCCGCGAGTCCTCGGGGGACATGTATGGGAAAAGACACTCTgcgaggaaaagggtgGGGAGACGGGGATCGAGTTGGGGGAGGACATGGTGCGAGAGGATGGCGGATATGGAAGAGGCTGGTTCGGAGGGCGAGGGGCGGAGGTCGAGCGGGAGGAGGGTATAGAGGGGGGAAGAGAGTTGTGTGCCGCCTTTGGAGACCGTGTACGGGTGTCCGGGCGGCGGCATGGCAGTTGAAGAGGGGCCGAGGTACTGGTACAGTTTGCGGTGCCGGGCGATACGTTGTGCTTTGGGCGACGTGAGGTGCGGGAAATCAATCTCTACGTATCTCGCTAGATCCGGCGGCGTCGCGCGAGACTGTGACACCGTATGAACACTCGTCTTTGCAGGACACGACGGCCTTACCATGAGTCTCCAGAACCGCGTGTCGCTCCCGGCACCGAGACTGACGACCTGCTTCCCGCCGCGCTGCAGGAAGCGGTCGACGAGGCGGTCGATGCCCCATGTGCGGTGGTGTGTGCCGACATTGATCAGGGGCGGCTTGCGGGCCCTGCCCACGGCCTGGGGAGCGAATGCGCCCGGCTGGGGCATCGGCGGCCTGTAGAGCAGCGACGCAAAGGGGTCTTGGAGGTAGCCGAGCTGTGCTGCCGAGCTGCGTGTGGTCAGCGCGACGGGCAGTGACACGGGGGGACGCACAGGCGGGCGGAGGCGGCGTCGTCGTCGGTGAGGCGGACGGCATCGTCCGAGTGCTGGGCGGGGGGCGGGTCTGTGCGCGGGGGCAGCATTTGGGTCAGTGGGGGGAGGTGTCTGGATCGCGCCGTGATAAATAATAAGGGCAAGGAGGCGGCGATCTCCGCATTGCGTCATCTATTAATTATCCCGCNNNNNNNNNNNNNNNNNNNNNNNNNNNNNNNNNNNNNNNNNNNNNNNNNNNNNNNNNCCgccccctcccccgcccctCCCCCCTCGGCCTCGGCATCGCCGCCtccctcaccctcaccaCCCTCGCCTTCGCCCTCGCCCCCCGCCGCGCCCACTGCACGAGCGCCACCTCCGCCGGCATCGCCAACGCCCCCCCCGTCGCCGGCGAGCCACGCACCCCGCGCGCACCCACCCAGCCCAGGAGCGTCGTCAGCGCCTACCAGCTCAGCTTCGGCGCCGTCTGCGGCATCTGCGCCGGCGTCTTTATCAAAAAGGGCGCAAAGGCGCTCGCGTTCTTGCTCGGCGGCGCCTTTGTCTTCCTGCAGGTAACCCGGGTCCGTCGTCCACGCGTGCTGCCCAGCTGACACGGTGCGGATCAGTACCTCTCCACCAAGTCGTATGTCCAGGTCGACTGGGCCAGGATCGGCGCGCGATACGATTCGGCCTTTGGCACCAAGACGCCTACCGGAGGCTACAAGGGCCCCACTGTCGGGCGTCTCTGGGCCAGGCTCGTCGACTTTTTGACCGCCGACTTTCAGCGTACGTCGTTTCCCCGGTGATAGTTCCACGCGCTGACTGGTTGCAGAGCGAGCGAGCTTCCTCGCCGGGCTGGCTTTGGGTATCCGTCTTGGGTAGATGGTCGTTTCCTTGTAGCAATTTACACGAGTCGCGCAGTAAAGGAACCAATGTACAAGCTACGAGATGTCAAGGGATTGCATTATCTAAACCTAAACTGCTTTTTACAAAAGACTGTGGGCCCACATCTGACCTTTTTCCCATCCACTCTATCCCCTCTATATCTCCTCCCTTCTATATCACCCCTCgttgaaaaaaaaaactccACCTTTTACGCAGTACACGTCAACTCTGCCTTCTCCACCAACGCCAGACCCGCACCCAGCGCCCAGCCAAGCTCTACACCCCTCAACTgcttctccaccatcaacTCCCTCTCGGGCGAAAGCTCGTAGCCGAGACCGAGCAAGGCGTTCATAAACGTCAAATCGAGGCAGTACTCGGGCCTGCCGGCAAGCTCTTCCATCGCCGCCGCGTCGCTGCCCCACCGCTCGGCCCAGACTTCAGGACCGGCGCACACGTCCTTGGCCATGGACGTCAGCtcagagatggagagggtcgaggtggtggaagaagggagaagaggcttGATGCGGTCCGTAAAGTAGGAAAGGGCGAGCAGTTGCCCACGGGGGAATGTGTCGAGAAGCGACGGTTGGTAGACACCGTTGAAAGAGCAAGGTTTGACTTCACAAATACTATTCACACAAGTCAGTTTTTGTTTATTATATATACAACACAACCTACGCATCCTTGGCCATGACCAACTCGACGACCCTGTTGCACGCCTCAAAATTCCCGTTCCCACCGTGCATCGTAACGTTCACCGTCTGCCGCCCAGGGGGATCAAGCGCGACTCTCCGCGTGGTACCTTTTGACAAACAAGGGTTCGGCACCTCTACCTCCTCGCTCAAGTTCTCCCACTCGACTTCACCCTGCCCAAAGCTCCACGTGAACGCGACGAGGTTGTGCACACTACGCCTCGCGCGCATGAGACCATAGCCGAGGTAAGAGTGCTGGTAGAGCGTAAAGTCCTTGCCGCCAAAGGTCAGTTCGTACTTGTGCTCGCCCTCGGCCAGCGCCTGCTCAGAGTCCGCCGCAAACTTGGGCTCAAAGACGATTTGGGTGGATGCACCGCCGAGGTCCATGACGGCAAGCGTGTCGTCAGATTCCGCGCCTTCACCAATCTTGTTGAGCAGATAGTTGGCAGTGATCCACGCGTAGACACCTAGATAACGCAACGTCAATTCTCCCCCTGTCATCAATCAGGATAAACAACTCGCCTTCATCCTTGCCGTCCATAATCTCGACAGCCTTCTCGCCACCGACCGTAAAGTCCCAGTTGGTCTCCAGCCTGTTCCTGACCTCATCCAGGATAGCCACACTTTCCTGCTGGCCGAGCAACCTCAGACCGGCCGTCGCCTTGACCTCGACCGGTGTACACTTTCGCAAGCTCTCGGGAACGACCCTGTAAGCCTCCTCGAGCAAGGGGTCAAGCGAagcagcggcagcagtCGGGTCACGGGCATAGGCCGAAAGTCCCGGCTTGACGGCCATAAACGTCTCGTACTCGAGCTGGGGCGAAGGCCCGCAGTTGTTGAATTTGTACACATGGATCCTTGAACCGGTGGAACCAGCGTCGATCGTGAGCGCGTACTGCACAAGAGGCTTGTCAGACGACACGGGCTCGGTACAGGCCGTGGTCGAAGCCGGGTCGGGGTCTTGCTCAAACGATCCAGGGAAAGGAGACTCCACCTCGGACGCGGACTCGGAAAAGTCGGCCTCGGCTTCAGAAGCATCCTGCGCTTCGCTGGAAGTAGGGTCATGCGGGTTGGAAGTGTTGTCGTCGTTGTCGTCGCCGCCGTCGCCAACGGGAAGCGTGTCGAGGCTACCGTCCATGCCCTCATCTCCGCCGTCGCCTTCATGGTCCAATGGCTGAGCCACATCAGAGTCTTCAGGAcggaagggaggagagcTGTAGTCAATCGGGTCGCCCCCTCCCACGACATCCTCGTCCAGCGAGGGTGTGTAGGTGTCTGTTACAAATCAGCAATTCAGCAAGTCATCGGCGATGGCTTGGCTCACTGTCTTCATTGTAGATCTGCTGATCGTCAGATCCGCCACTAGCGCGGTTAAATACCAAGAAGATCACGGCCACGCCGATCGTGACGAGTAAAGCCCATCGCTTCCATGTCGTCACACCGGCACCGGCGCGTTTCCTTGCAGGGCCGTTGGCACTCGTGGGTAAAGGCGTGTACTTGCGCGTGGAGAACATGGCGCTCGTGGTGGGAGATTTTGGTGAAGCTGCTGTTTTCGGGATCCTACCTGACGGCCGGTGTCTCAGCGACGAcaagagaggaaaaggtagagagcctgatgtggatgatgtctcgatggaggaagggaaagcaGTAGTATCGGTGGAAGGAGCGAAGGAGTGTGCAGGCATACACCTGTTGATATACttgagggaaaaggaagtgaAAATGAGGAATCAAAGTTGAAAGTTTACAAAGGGGATAGTGGCGGATCTTTGATATGCGTGAAAGAGTGCCGAGACGGTAAACGAATGCTCAAACCTTAAAAAAACGGGTACGCATTATTAAATACAGGTAAATAACTTCCTGAAGTGGTAATTAAGTCTTGCCGCTTGCTGTTTTGGCGGGTCCCCAATGTTAAGCCCTGTGCCTGGCGAAACTTTGTCGCGATCTCCGAGCTGCGCTTGTTGCTCTGGCGGCAGGTAAAAAAATATAAAAGTTGTAAAAAGTCTCGCAACCGAATTCCCAACAAGTTCTGTTTCCCTTTTCACAAGATCTGCAGCCTTTGATTGGGTATCGGTATCTCTTCGTCGAGGCGTGCAGTGAGCGCGTCATGATCTTGCAACAATTATTCAACTATTGCGGTCGTTGGAGCAACATTTCATCAGAAAAGAATATCCCGTCGGGCATCGGCACAGCCGCCGTTATCCGCCACGACAGGCGGACGAGCATGCGAAGCTGATTCATGAATTGATTGATCATTTGAAGGAAAACACCCTTCACTTGCTACTCATCATCCACTCAACTTGCTGTAAACATGTATCCGAAATGGCTTGGGTTATTATGAATGTGCATGACTTTGGCTGTATATATCTACACTGACAGTTGATGATACTCACACGCCTCACGAAATTTCACCCACGCACTTGACCATGTCTGCTAGTACATCGTCTTTCCTGGCCTCATCGTCGCACGCTATACATTTGCCATCTACAACAAGCCAGCTTATCCATATCCTCACGATCATTCAAACATCTCGACCGGCTTTGATCAAGGTTGTCACTTTTCTATTATCAGAATGCCGGAAATCAATGTGCACCGAAacgccttcttcatcggcCGTACGTTTGTTCCGCCCCCGGTTGCTCGAGGGGCATTCTAACAAAGAGTCCTTAGCCCAATCGTCTGCCTACTCTATCCTCTCTCATGCCCCACACGTTGAAAGGAAAACGTAAACGCTCCATCACCCACTTTGACGGCATCCCATTATCGGTACTCCCACTCCAAActccatcaccaccaaCTCCCGAACGAAGAATCGTCACCCTCAGACGGGCCATGGGACTGTATAAGACCATGTCGGGGGTATCTATCAGTGGAAAAAGTCTAGATTCCAAATCAGTGGAGGATATGCAGAGAGACGCGTATCACTTTGCATGTCATTATATGAACAACAAGGCGAGTTTTGTGATGCATTAGTAGTATATGGAATCACTTACTTTTTAGATAGTCCTCTTCGATCAAAGACGACTCTGAAGATGACCGTGAAAGCTCGACGGAAGGGGAGGACAgcgacgacgaggatgatgtggTCCTCGTGTTCAGCCGACCATACTGAACGAACCCTCAAGTTCCCTCAGCACCACATCTGCAATCCACCTTGTACATTTGACAATTTTATCTTCGCATGCACAGATCAAAGATACAAGCAGAATACATGATATAAGGACGCTACACTGCCGTAAAAGGAGCTCTGATTTTAGTCCTAATTCCAACGAGAAACGGAAAACGAATCGAGTGAAAAAGAAACTGTTGGTAAAAGGCAGACTGACTAGTTACAAAAGCGCTTCTTTCGACGCAAGCTATTTTTTTCAGTGAATTAGAAGAAATTTTCTAGTATGCGACGGCCATACCATATCAAACGCATGATTAGATTCTTGCCTTCTCGATCATCGTCGCCTCATCTACTTCCTGCCCCCGCCAGCACCTGCTGAAACAGGACTTGGTAAACCCACTCCACTCCCGCTGGCCACTTCCTCCATTGATTCAAAGCCGGCCCCATCAAACCCCCAACCCGTCTTTTGCTGCTGAACATGCGGCTTTCCATATCCATAAGCCGCCTGATGATGGCCAGCAGAAATAACAGAACGGGAAGAAACGTCGTTTCGATCTT is a window from the Cryptococcus neoformans var. neoformans JEC21 chromosome 2 sequence genome containing:
- a CDS encoding GTP-binding protein 1 (g-protein 1), putative, whose translation is MTTLKSFQAEIEAFSHDKQKEAVDRAREQHHAAELARHHGKIPVKKEAKEPIIEVKVDEDEQPDVPLEDLVVSDGSSDELQSRLALYLLKGHGEYLIALGAHPDPVSQYNPSQTESASTIGKALTSKSLSASIERLRTACGALQADLIELYKAADADRKEGPYGCWLIRLTPRGVEEIMEVRVAVVGNVDAGKSTTLGVLTRGGLDDGRGKARVALFRHPHEVETGRTSSVGGEILGFSPQGESVVPSTHITDSSDPHHPLSVAKREKLGWEDICKRAAKVVSFIDLAGHERYFKTTLYGLSGCAPDYVMLMVGGNAGLIGMSKEHLGVALALNVPIAVCVTKIDMTPPNILEQTVTMLTKVLKSPGCRRVPVFVNSPQEAVDCARYLGKPLDSGSTAGRLCPIFMVSNVTGQNLPLLRTFLNCLPSSQSDDRYVVDAPFEFQISDTFSVPFVGTVVSGVITAGAIHANDPVLLGPDSVGQFIPTAVKTIQRKRASVTSGEAGQSVSFALKRIRRSQVRKGMVLIAKTDTPPKAVKRFEGMVMVLHHSSTIQPNYQAMMHCGAIRQTVRIKSLDHPSGLIRTGDRAKVVFEFINQSEFVKEGQLILLREAKTKVLGVVTKILG
- a CDS encoding C-terminal protein carboxyl methyltransferase, putative, whose translation is MLPPRTDPPPAQHSDDAVRLTDDDAASARLSAAQLGYLQDPFASLLYRPPMPQPGAFAPQAVGRARKPPLINVGTHHRTWGIDRLVDRFLQRGGKQVVSLGAGSDTRFWRLMSRATPPDLARYVEIDFPHLTSPKAQRIARHRKLYQYLGPSSTAMPPPGHPYTVSKGGTQLSSPLYTLLPLDLRPSPSEPASSISAILSHHVLPQLDPRLPTLFLAECLFPYMSPEDSREIIKWFGETFCSCMGVVYEMVGLDDSFGNVMKRNLAVRNLSIPGSIFSTPESQAGRFTSPMLQGGKFDSAGAKTLWQIREEDVGPEELQRISKLEILDEIEELRLVLEHYVIAWGTKGECMSSISL
- a CDS encoding guanosine-diphosphatase, putative, which translates into the protein MPAHSFAPSTDTTAFPSSIETSSTSGSLPFPLLSSLRHRPSGRIPKTAASPKSPTTSAMFSTRKYTPLPTSANGPARKRAGAGVTTWKRWALLVTIGVAVIFLVFNRASGGSDDQQIYNEDNTYTPSLDEDVVGGGDPIDYSSPPFRPEDSDVAQPLDHEGDGGDEGMDGSLDTLPVGDGGDDNDDNTSNPHDPTSSEAQDASEAEADFSESASEVESPFPGSFEQDPDPASTTACTEPVSSDKPLVQYALTIDAGSTGSRIHVYKFNNCGPSPQLEYETFMAVKPGLSAYARDPTAAAASLDPLLEEAYRVVPESLRKCTPVEVKATAGLRLLGQQESVAILDEVRNRLETNWDFTVGGEKAVEIMDGKDEGVYAWITANYLLNKIGEGAESDDTLAVMDLGGASTQIVFEPKFAADSEQALAEGEHKYELTFGGKDFTLYQHSYLGYGLMRARRSVHNLVAFTWSFGQGEVEWENLSEEVEVPNPCLSKGTTRRVALDPPGRQTVNVTMHGGNGNFEACNRVVELVMAKDAICEVKPCSFNGVYQPSLLDTFPRGQLLALSYFTDRIKPLLPSSTTSTLSISELTSMAKDVCAGPEVWAERWGSDAAAMEELAGRPEYCLDLTFMNALLGLGYELSPERELMVEKQLRGVELGWALGAGLALVEKAELTCTA